A segment of the Devriesea agamarum genome:
CCCAAGGCCATTAACTCGGTGATCTTCCGCATCGCGGTCTTCTACGTGGGATCAGTCGTTCTGCTCTCGCTGCTGCTTCCATACACGGCCTATTCCGCAACGGAAAGCCCCTTCGTAACGTTCTTTAGCTCTATCGGTGTCAACGGCGTCGGCGCGATTATGAATATGGTGGTGCTGACGGCGGCTTTGTCCTCACTCAATGCTGGTCTCTATTCAACAGGGCGTATTCTCCGGTCCATGGCGGCGGCTGGATCCGCTCCAAAATTCGCTCTGCGCATGAATCGGGCGGGAGTGCCGTATGGTGGTATCGCTTTGACTGCACTAGTTTCTCTGGTCGGCGTCCCGCTCAATTACCTTATTCCGAGTGAGGCATTTGAATTCGTCCTCAATATTGCGTCGGTCGGTATCATCGGCTCCTGGGCCACGATCGTGCTGTGCCAGCTGCGACTGTTCTCCTGGTCCCGTAAAGGACTAGTCCGCCGCCCCTCATTCCGGCTCTTCGGCGCGCCCTATACGGGGTATGCAACACTACTCTTCTTGCTGACCGTGTTGGTCATGATCTTCTTGGACTCGCCGTGGACGCTCGCAGTTACCTTCATCTTCTGCCTCGGCATGGTGATCCTGTGGTTCTGCTACCGGGGGCGAATCCGGGAGATAGCGGCGGTACGCAGTGGTTACACGGGTGCACATCCGGTGGTAGCAAATCGTCCGCTGGATGACCCTGAAAAGATCTAGAGCAAAGGCTTGGCATACGTAGCTGTGTTCGCATACCCCGGGCACCTGGGAAGGTTAACAAGGGTCCAGCCAAGCCGCTCCAGGTAGTAGCAAAAAGACCACCAACAGTGACGTTTAGCAGCCTACAAGAGGGAGCGCATGCCTGTAGCAGGAGACGTTAGCTTCTAATGAGGCCTTAATCAGACCGCGATAGGGGCTTTAATCGTCGGGTGCGGGTCGTATCCATCGACGCAGATATCGTCAATCGCGTA
Coding sequences within it:
- a CDS encoding amino acid permease; translated protein: MSNHVLHAEDSGYHKSLRPRQIQMIAIGGAIGTGLFLGAGERLAKAGPAVAIAYAICGFFAFLILRALGELVLHRPSSGSFVSYAREFYGEKAAFISGWFYWVNWAMTTVVDTTAAAVYMAFFGRYVHWIGNIPQWAWALIALALVLCLNLVSVRVFGELEFWFALIKVAALVIFLVVGVYFVIFGTPTGSHVGFSMVPDNGGFFPNGFLPLIVLMQGVVFAYASIELVGTAAGETENPAKIMPKAINSVIFRIAVFYVGSVVLLSLLLPYTAYSATESPFVTFFSSIGVNGVGAIMNMVVLTAALSSLNAGLYSTGRILRSMAAAGSAPKFALRMNRAGVPYGGIALTALVSLVGVPLNYLIPSEAFEFVLNIASVGIIGSWATIVLCQLRLFSWSRKGLVRRPSFRLFGAPYTGYATLLFLLTVLVMIFLDSPWTLAVTFIFCLGMVILWFCYRGRIREIAAVRSGYTGAHPVVANRPLDDPEKI